Proteins co-encoded in one Sus scrofa isolate TJ Tabasco breed Duroc chromosome 14, Sscrofa11.1, whole genome shotgun sequence genomic window:
- the RNF215 gene encoding LOW QUALITY PROTEIN: RING finger protein 215 (The sequence of the model RefSeq protein was modified relative to this genomic sequence to represent the inferred CDS: inserted 1 base in 1 codon): MGPAARPALRSLPPPPPPAPSPLLLLLPLLPLWLGLAGPGAAADGSKPTAGAGRGGARAVRVDVKLPRQDALVLEGVRIGPEADAAPLMGGRLMLMDVVDAEQEVPREGWIAVAYVGKEQAARLXQESQGSGPQAYPKALVQQMRRALFLGASALLLLILNHNVVRELDISQLLLRPVIVLHYSSNVTKLLEALLQRTQAMAEITSGESLSANIEWKLTLWTTCGLSKDSYGGWQDLVCLGGSQAQEQKPLQQLWNAILLVAMILCTGLVVQAQRQASRQSQREPGGQVDLLKRRVVQRLASLKIRRCRVGRASQGPPEPAAETCAVCLDYFCNKQWLRVLPCKHEFHRDCVDPWLMLQQTCPLCKFNVLGNRYSDD, from the exons ATGGGCCCCGCCGCTCGCCCCGCGCTGAGGTcgctgccacctcctcctccgcCGGCGCCGTCGcccctgctgttgctgctgcccctgctgccACTCTGGCTGGGCCTGGCGGGGCCCGGGGCCGCGGCGGACGGCAGCAAGCCCACGGCCGGGGCGGGACGGGGCGGGGCCCGCGCGGTACGGGTGGACGTGAAGCTGCCGCGGCAAGACGCTCTGGTGCTGGAGGGCGTCCGGATCGGCCCCGAAGCAGACGCGGCGCCCCTGATGGGCGGCCGCCTGATGCTG ATGGACGTTGTGGATGCTGAGCAGGAAGTGCCCAGAGAAGGCTGGATTGCGGTGGCATACGTGGGCAAGGAGCAGGCGGCCAGAT ACCAGGAAAGTCAGGGCAGCGGCCCACAGGCCTATCCCAAGGCTCTGGTTCAGCAG ATGCGGAGGGCGCTCTTCCTGGGAGCCTCTGCCCTGCTCCTCCTCATCTTGAACCACAACGTGGTCCGAGAG CTAGACATATCCCAGCTTCTGCTCAGGCCAGTGATTGTCCTGCATTATTCTTCCAACGTCACCAAGCTGTTGGAGGCACTGTTGCA GAGGACCCAGGCCATGGCTGAGATCACCAGCGGAGAGTCCCTATCAGCCAACATCGAGTGGAAACTGACCCTATGGACCACCTGTGGCCTCTCCAAGGACAGCTACGGAGGGTGGCAGGACTTGGTGTGCCTGGGAGGCAGTCAGGCCCAGGAGCAG AAGCCCCTGCAGCAGCTGTGGAATGCCATCCTGCTGGTGGCCATGATCCTGTGCACAGGCCTAGTGGTCCAGGCTCAGCGGCAAGCGTCCCGACAGAGCCAGCGGGAGCCCGGAGGCCAG GTGGATCTGCTCAAGCGCCGGGTGGTACAGAGGCTGGCATCccttaagatccggcgttgccgggtaGGCAGGGCGTCACAGGGCCCCCCGGAGCCTGCTGCTGAGACCTGTGCCGTGTGTTTGGACTATTTCTGCAACAAGCAA TGGCTCCGGGTGCTGCCCTGTAAGCATGAGTTTCACCGAGATTGCGTGGACCCCTGGCTGATGCTCCAGCAGACCTGCCCGCTGTGCAAATTCAATGTCCTAG GGAACCGCTATTCGGATGATTAG